A genomic segment from Gossypium hirsutum isolate 1008001.06 chromosome D04, Gossypium_hirsutum_v2.1, whole genome shotgun sequence encodes:
- the LOC121216010 gene encoding probable RNA-dependent RNA polymerase 1 isoform X1 encodes MSKTIKLSGFASAITVDEVKQFLESYTGEGTMETVKVSHEEGSRSFAKVQFKNLEDVESILSWTSSQALLHNNSYLKAWSLKHDIIPQKPKFDLHSIDDLVLHFGSQASKDKFTVLWNQSRVSFKYGKKLDKLYFFLSYNSVDYKLELYNDNIWQMVLHYVPDQTKKCLLIQLLGAPRIYEKDLSTALSSSKELTDDEQWVREVDFTPSHCIGQSFAMCIELPRSVQLPRFDTDFYYKKIEDNFVIEPGSPFSSNTDLVPIITPPTGFDLPYNILFKVNALLQHGYLPPTALDSRFFELVDPCRIETLFIEHALEKMHGLRDCCYDPVKWLNDHYKEYKADMRPRPPKLDEGLVAVRRIQVTPSKVYFSGPDVNLSNRVLRSYIKDIDNFILVSFVEEELGKIHSTDLSTPSTSSTDGKPSRIYQRILSTLRNGILIGDKKFEFLACSTSQLRENSIWMFASKPGLTADDIRGQMGHIHVIRNVAKYTARLGQSLSSSRETLEVRQDEIEIIPDIKVETGGTIYNFSDGIGKISAKLARQVAWKCGLRQTPSAFQIRYGGYKGVVAVDPSSSVKLSLRKSMQKFEADSTSLDVLSWSKYHTCYLNRQIIILMSTLGVKDSVFKAKQKAFLARLDAMLMDPEKAKEALEGIHHGEIVKVLREMLLCGYKPDSEPFLSMMLRTIRASKLLDLRTRTRISIDKGGILMGCLDETGTLEYGQVFVQYSTKPSQSSSGDFRSYQNSHVVEGKVVIAKNPCLHPGDLRVLEAVDAVVLHHMVDCIVFPQKGHRPHPNECSGSDLDGDPYFVSWDEDLIPPCRYPPMDYGAAPSAQLDHDVTIEEVAEYFTNYILNDSLGIISNAHTVFADKKPTKAFSEQCIELAKLSSVAVNFPKTGIPAKIPHRLRAKEYPDFMEKPDKFTYESQSVIGQLYREVKSIEAMVNTGKHFTKSIAKRSYDPDMEFEGFLAYVNDAVHHKKQYDYKLASLMRTYGVKTEAEIIGGCILKLSKSFDRKVDLEAVNLAVRSLRREAKSWLNEKASPSVDDVFAKASAWYHVTYHPSFWGSNDNEADQEHFISFPWCIYDKLLQIKREKFREKSSQYSESLEIKVKNEELISDEKPRVEKIRKKSSQDFESLEVKTESGELISYGKPHRQKNREKSSREEGSLKGSKTLEILSPEVKTRELNFDGKPDREKIREKSSRDSLEIKPKEVEESNLDEKPSGWSLCSCM; translated from the exons ATGAGCAAGACAATTAAGCTCTCCGGGTTTGCTTCAGCCATAACAGTCGACGAAGTGAAGCAATTCCTCGAGAGCTACACTGGTGAAGGAACCATGGAGACTGTAAAAGTTAGTCACGAAGAAGGCTCGAGATCTTTCGCCAAG GTACAATTCAAAAACTTGGAAGATGTGGAAAGTATCTTGTCGTGGACCTCAAGTCAAGCACTTTTGCACAACAACTCTTACTTGAAAGCCTGGTCATTGAAACACGATATCATCCCACAAAAGCCCAAGTTTGATCTCCACAGCATTGATGACTTGGTGTTACATTTTGGTAGTCAAGCTTCAAAAGACAAATTCACTGTGCTTTGGAACCAATCTCGTGTTTCGTTCAAGTATGGTAAAAAATTGGACAAGTTGTACTTCTTTCTGTCTTACAATTCTGTCGATTACAAGCTCGAGCTGTACAATGACAACATCTGGCAGATGGTGTTACATTATGTTCCTGATCAGACCAAGAAATGTTTGCTCATTCAG TTACTTGGAGCCCCTAGGATCTATGAAAAAGATCTATCAACTGCTCTCAGCTCTTCCAAGGAACTCACAGACGATGAGCAATGGGTCAGGGAAGTAGATTTTACACCAAGCCATTGTATTGGTCAATCATTCGCCATGTGCATAGAGCTTCCTCGATCAGTTCAGCTCCCAAGGTTTGACACCGATTTTTATTACAAGAAAATCGAAGACAATTTCGTCATCGAACCCGGCTCCCCATTTTCATCCAACACCGATCTTGTCCCCATAATAACCCCACCAACAGGCTTTGATTTGCCTTACAACATCTTGTTCAAAGTGAATGCTTTGCTCCAGCACGGTTACTTGCCTCCCACGGCACTTGATTCCAGGTTCTTTGAGCTTGTTGATCCCTGCAGGATAGAAACTTTATTCATAGAACATGCATTGGAGAAAATGCATGGTCTCAGAGATTGTTGTTATGATCCAGTCAAGTGGCTGAATGATCATTACAAGGAGTATAAGGCTGATATGCGTCCTCGACCACCCAAACTCGATGAAGGGTTAGTAGCAGTAAGGAGGATTCAAGTGACGCCGTCTAAAGTGTATTTCAGCGGTCCAGACGTTAATCTTTCAAACAGGGTCCTTCGTAGTTATATTAAAGATATTGATAACTTTATACTAGTTTCTTTCGTTGAAGAGGAGCTTGGGAAGATACATTCAACGGATTTGTCGACGCCGAGTACATCTAGTACCGATGGGAAGCCTAGTAGGATATATCAGAGGATATTATCAACTTTGAGAAACGGGATACTTATTGGcgataagaaatttgagtttctTGCTTGTTCAACTAGTCAGTTAAGAGAAAATTCCATTTGGATGTTCGCATCCAAGCCTGGGCTTACTGCTGATGATATAAGAGGACAAATGGGTCATATTCATGTTATTAGGAATGTGGCAAAATATACAGCTAGGTTAGGCCAATCTTTAAGCTCATCGAGGGAAACATTAGAAGTTCGTCAGGATGAAATCGAGATAATTCCCGACATTAAAGTTGAAACTGGTGGGACAATCTATAACTTCTCCGATGGTATCGGGAAAATATCGGCTAAACTTGCTAGGCAAGTAGCATGGAAATGTGGCTTGAGACAAACTCCATCTGCGTTTCAAATTCGATATGGTGGTTACAAAGGAGTTGTAGCTGTTGATCCCTCATCGTCGGTGAAGTTATCGTTGAGGAAGAGTATGCAGAAGTTCGAAGCGGACTCTACGAGTCTTGATGTTTTGTCGTGGAGCAAGTACCACACTTGTTATCTTAATAGACAAATAATCATACTTATGTCGACACTTGGGGTCAAGGATAGTGTTTTCAAGGCGAAACAGAAAGCGTTTTTGGCTCGATTGGATGCAATGTTGATGGATCCAGAAAAGGCGAAGGAGGCATTGGAAGGCATACACCATGGTGAAATTGTAAAGGTTTTAAGAGAAATGCTTTTGTGCGGCTACAAACCGGACTCGGAACCGTTCCTTTCAATGATGCTACGAACGATTCGTGCATCGAAGCTGCTAGATCTAAGGACTAGAACAAGGATTTCGATTGACAAAGGAGGAATTCTGATGGGGTGCTTAGATGAAACAGGGACACTTGAATACGGTCAAGTGTTTGTCCAATACTCAACTAAACCAAGCCAATCTTCGAGCGGCGACTTTAGGTCATACCAAAACAGCCATGTTGTTGAAGGGAAGGTCGTCATTGCCAAAAATCCGTGTTTGCACCCTGGTGACCTACGAGTTCTGGAGGCCGTGGATGCCGTCGTTCTGCATCACATGGTGGACTGCATTGTTTTCCCACAGAAAGGCCATAG ACCCCATCCGAACGAATGTTCCGGAAGCGATCTAGATGGCGATCCATATTTCGTTTCTTGGGATGAAGATCTCATTCCCCCCTGCAGATATCCTCCCATGGATTATGGTGCTGCACCAAGTGCCCAGTTAGACCATGATGTTACCATAGAG GAGGTGGCGGAGTATTTCACAAACTATATTCTCAATGACAGCTTGGGCATCATTTCTAATGCCCACACGGTGTTCGCCGATAAGAAGCCCACAAAGGCATTTAGCGAACAATGTATCGAGCTTGCCAAGCTATCGTCCGTCGCGGTCAACTTCCCCAAAACCGGCATTCCAGCAAAAATACCCCATCGTTTACGCGCCAAAGAATACCCAGATTTCATGGAAAAGCCTGACAAGTTCACCTACGAATCACAGTCCGTGATCGGCCAGCTCTACCGCGAGGTGAAAAGCATCGAAGCCATGGTTAATACCGGTAAACACTTCACCAAGTCAATAGCAAAACGTTCGTATGACCCCGATATGGAATTCGAAGGCTTTCTAGCTTATGTCAATGATGCAGTTCATCACAAGAAACAATATGATTATAAACTAGCTAGCCTAATGCGTACCTACGGGGTCAAAACTGAGGCCGAGATCATTGGCGGTTGCATCTTGAAATTATCTAAATCTTTCGATCGGAAAGTCGATTTAGAAGCTGTAAATTTAGCTGTGAGATCATTGAGAAGAGAAGCCAAAAGTTGGCTCAATGAGAAAGCGAGTCCTAGTGTAGATGATGTGTTTGCAAAAGCTTCAGCTTGGTACCATGTGACATACCATCCAAGTTTTTGGGGTTCAAATGACAATGAGGCTGATCAAGAACATTTCATTAGCTTTCCTTGGTGTATATATGATAAGCTTCTTCAAATTAAGAGGGAGAAATTTAGGGAAAAGTCTTCGCAATATTCTGAATCCCTAGAAATTAAAGTCAAGAATGAGGAGTTGATTTCTGATGAGAAACCTCGTGTGGAGAAAATTAGGAAAAAGTCTTCACAAGATTTTGAATCCCTAGAAGTTAAAACCGAGAGTGGAGAATTGATTTCTTATGGGAAACCTCATAGGCAGAAGAACAGAGAAAAATCTTCTCGAGAAGAAGGTTCTTTAAAAGGTTCTAAAACCTTAGAAATTCTTTCCCCAGAAGTTAAAACCAGGGAGTTGAATTTTGATGGAAAACCTGACAGGGAAAAAATTAGGGAAAAATCTTCAAGAGATTCCTTAGAAATTAAACCTAAAGAAGTTGAAGAGTCCAATCTTGATGAAAAACCTAGTGGATGGAGTTTGTGTTCTTGCATGTAA
- the LOC121216010 gene encoding probable RNA-dependent RNA polymerase 1 isoform X2, which produces MVLHYVPDQTKKCLLIQLLGAPRIYEKDLSTALSSSKELTDDEQWVREVDFTPSHCIGQSFAMCIELPRSVQLPRFDTDFYYKKIEDNFVIEPGSPFSSNTDLVPIITPPTGFDLPYNILFKVNALLQHGYLPPTALDSRFFELVDPCRIETLFIEHALEKMHGLRDCCYDPVKWLNDHYKEYKADMRPRPPKLDEGLVAVRRIQVTPSKVYFSGPDVNLSNRVLRSYIKDIDNFILVSFVEEELGKIHSTDLSTPSTSSTDGKPSRIYQRILSTLRNGILIGDKKFEFLACSTSQLRENSIWMFASKPGLTADDIRGQMGHIHVIRNVAKYTARLGQSLSSSRETLEVRQDEIEIIPDIKVETGGTIYNFSDGIGKISAKLARQVAWKCGLRQTPSAFQIRYGGYKGVVAVDPSSSVKLSLRKSMQKFEADSTSLDVLSWSKYHTCYLNRQIIILMSTLGVKDSVFKAKQKAFLARLDAMLMDPEKAKEALEGIHHGEIVKVLREMLLCGYKPDSEPFLSMMLRTIRASKLLDLRTRTRISIDKGGILMGCLDETGTLEYGQVFVQYSTKPSQSSSGDFRSYQNSHVVEGKVVIAKNPCLHPGDLRVLEAVDAVVLHHMVDCIVFPQKGHRPHPNECSGSDLDGDPYFVSWDEDLIPPCRYPPMDYGAAPSAQLDHDVTIEEVAEYFTNYILNDSLGIISNAHTVFADKKPTKAFSEQCIELAKLSSVAVNFPKTGIPAKIPHRLRAKEYPDFMEKPDKFTYESQSVIGQLYREVKSIEAMVNTGKHFTKSIAKRSYDPDMEFEGFLAYVNDAVHHKKQYDYKLASLMRTYGVKTEAEIIGGCILKLSKSFDRKVDLEAVNLAVRSLRREAKSWLNEKASPSVDDVFAKASAWYHVTYHPSFWGSNDNEADQEHFISFPWCIYDKLLQIKREKFREKSSQYSESLEIKVKNEELISDEKPRVEKIRKKSSQDFESLEVKTESGELISYGKPHRQKNREKSSREEGSLKGSKTLEILSPEVKTRELNFDGKPDREKIREKSSRDSLEIKPKEVEESNLDEKPSGWSLCSCM; this is translated from the exons ATGGTGTTACATTATGTTCCTGATCAGACCAAGAAATGTTTGCTCATTCAG TTACTTGGAGCCCCTAGGATCTATGAAAAAGATCTATCAACTGCTCTCAGCTCTTCCAAGGAACTCACAGACGATGAGCAATGGGTCAGGGAAGTAGATTTTACACCAAGCCATTGTATTGGTCAATCATTCGCCATGTGCATAGAGCTTCCTCGATCAGTTCAGCTCCCAAGGTTTGACACCGATTTTTATTACAAGAAAATCGAAGACAATTTCGTCATCGAACCCGGCTCCCCATTTTCATCCAACACCGATCTTGTCCCCATAATAACCCCACCAACAGGCTTTGATTTGCCTTACAACATCTTGTTCAAAGTGAATGCTTTGCTCCAGCACGGTTACTTGCCTCCCACGGCACTTGATTCCAGGTTCTTTGAGCTTGTTGATCCCTGCAGGATAGAAACTTTATTCATAGAACATGCATTGGAGAAAATGCATGGTCTCAGAGATTGTTGTTATGATCCAGTCAAGTGGCTGAATGATCATTACAAGGAGTATAAGGCTGATATGCGTCCTCGACCACCCAAACTCGATGAAGGGTTAGTAGCAGTAAGGAGGATTCAAGTGACGCCGTCTAAAGTGTATTTCAGCGGTCCAGACGTTAATCTTTCAAACAGGGTCCTTCGTAGTTATATTAAAGATATTGATAACTTTATACTAGTTTCTTTCGTTGAAGAGGAGCTTGGGAAGATACATTCAACGGATTTGTCGACGCCGAGTACATCTAGTACCGATGGGAAGCCTAGTAGGATATATCAGAGGATATTATCAACTTTGAGAAACGGGATACTTATTGGcgataagaaatttgagtttctTGCTTGTTCAACTAGTCAGTTAAGAGAAAATTCCATTTGGATGTTCGCATCCAAGCCTGGGCTTACTGCTGATGATATAAGAGGACAAATGGGTCATATTCATGTTATTAGGAATGTGGCAAAATATACAGCTAGGTTAGGCCAATCTTTAAGCTCATCGAGGGAAACATTAGAAGTTCGTCAGGATGAAATCGAGATAATTCCCGACATTAAAGTTGAAACTGGTGGGACAATCTATAACTTCTCCGATGGTATCGGGAAAATATCGGCTAAACTTGCTAGGCAAGTAGCATGGAAATGTGGCTTGAGACAAACTCCATCTGCGTTTCAAATTCGATATGGTGGTTACAAAGGAGTTGTAGCTGTTGATCCCTCATCGTCGGTGAAGTTATCGTTGAGGAAGAGTATGCAGAAGTTCGAAGCGGACTCTACGAGTCTTGATGTTTTGTCGTGGAGCAAGTACCACACTTGTTATCTTAATAGACAAATAATCATACTTATGTCGACACTTGGGGTCAAGGATAGTGTTTTCAAGGCGAAACAGAAAGCGTTTTTGGCTCGATTGGATGCAATGTTGATGGATCCAGAAAAGGCGAAGGAGGCATTGGAAGGCATACACCATGGTGAAATTGTAAAGGTTTTAAGAGAAATGCTTTTGTGCGGCTACAAACCGGACTCGGAACCGTTCCTTTCAATGATGCTACGAACGATTCGTGCATCGAAGCTGCTAGATCTAAGGACTAGAACAAGGATTTCGATTGACAAAGGAGGAATTCTGATGGGGTGCTTAGATGAAACAGGGACACTTGAATACGGTCAAGTGTTTGTCCAATACTCAACTAAACCAAGCCAATCTTCGAGCGGCGACTTTAGGTCATACCAAAACAGCCATGTTGTTGAAGGGAAGGTCGTCATTGCCAAAAATCCGTGTTTGCACCCTGGTGACCTACGAGTTCTGGAGGCCGTGGATGCCGTCGTTCTGCATCACATGGTGGACTGCATTGTTTTCCCACAGAAAGGCCATAG ACCCCATCCGAACGAATGTTCCGGAAGCGATCTAGATGGCGATCCATATTTCGTTTCTTGGGATGAAGATCTCATTCCCCCCTGCAGATATCCTCCCATGGATTATGGTGCTGCACCAAGTGCCCAGTTAGACCATGATGTTACCATAGAG GAGGTGGCGGAGTATTTCACAAACTATATTCTCAATGACAGCTTGGGCATCATTTCTAATGCCCACACGGTGTTCGCCGATAAGAAGCCCACAAAGGCATTTAGCGAACAATGTATCGAGCTTGCCAAGCTATCGTCCGTCGCGGTCAACTTCCCCAAAACCGGCATTCCAGCAAAAATACCCCATCGTTTACGCGCCAAAGAATACCCAGATTTCATGGAAAAGCCTGACAAGTTCACCTACGAATCACAGTCCGTGATCGGCCAGCTCTACCGCGAGGTGAAAAGCATCGAAGCCATGGTTAATACCGGTAAACACTTCACCAAGTCAATAGCAAAACGTTCGTATGACCCCGATATGGAATTCGAAGGCTTTCTAGCTTATGTCAATGATGCAGTTCATCACAAGAAACAATATGATTATAAACTAGCTAGCCTAATGCGTACCTACGGGGTCAAAACTGAGGCCGAGATCATTGGCGGTTGCATCTTGAAATTATCTAAATCTTTCGATCGGAAAGTCGATTTAGAAGCTGTAAATTTAGCTGTGAGATCATTGAGAAGAGAAGCCAAAAGTTGGCTCAATGAGAAAGCGAGTCCTAGTGTAGATGATGTGTTTGCAAAAGCTTCAGCTTGGTACCATGTGACATACCATCCAAGTTTTTGGGGTTCAAATGACAATGAGGCTGATCAAGAACATTTCATTAGCTTTCCTTGGTGTATATATGATAAGCTTCTTCAAATTAAGAGGGAGAAATTTAGGGAAAAGTCTTCGCAATATTCTGAATCCCTAGAAATTAAAGTCAAGAATGAGGAGTTGATTTCTGATGAGAAACCTCGTGTGGAGAAAATTAGGAAAAAGTCTTCACAAGATTTTGAATCCCTAGAAGTTAAAACCGAGAGTGGAGAATTGATTTCTTATGGGAAACCTCATAGGCAGAAGAACAGAGAAAAATCTTCTCGAGAAGAAGGTTCTTTAAAAGGTTCTAAAACCTTAGAAATTCTTTCCCCAGAAGTTAAAACCAGGGAGTTGAATTTTGATGGAAAACCTGACAGGGAAAAAATTAGGGAAAAATCTTCAAGAGATTCCTTAGAAATTAAACCTAAAGAAGTTGAAGAGTCCAATCTTGATGAAAAACCTAGTGGATGGAGTTTGTGTTCTTGCATGTAA